In Marinilabiliales bacterium, a single window of DNA contains:
- a CDS encoding DUF2075 domain-containing protein, translated as MLKNHIINILTEQLGHRPTESQQQMIDLLPGFLSGANSKNIFLVKGFAGTGKTSILGALVRTMQIFKNNVVLLAPTGRAAKVLASYCGYPASTIHKKIYRQRSSADGTGSFVMDRNMHKDTLFIVDEASMISNQSSESDVFGSGRLLDDLIVYIDNGKNCRLVLVGDTAQLPPVGIDISPALDAGYLSGFGYDVTEVFLSDILRQAEDSGILFNATGIRYEVESEGNNIPRIVTAGYNDIERVSGSDLIEKITESYDKHGIEETIVITRSNKRANQFNKGIRDRILYRDEELAAGDLLMVVRNNYFWMPENEMADFIANGDIIEVIRVRRYEEMYGFRFADALVRFTDYKDTEIEVKLMLDTITSETAALTQEQGKKLFQSVAGDYSAITNKRKRFEQIRENHWFNALQVKFAYSVTCHKAQGGQWKNVFVDQGYITDEMINTEYLRWLYTAFTRPTTRLFLVNFSDRFFDQ; from the coding sequence ATGTTGAAAAACCATATTATCAATATATTAACTGAACAGCTTGGACACCGTCCGACTGAGAGCCAGCAACAGATGATCGATCTGCTGCCCGGCTTTCTTAGCGGCGCCAACAGTAAAAATATCTTCCTGGTAAAGGGTTTTGCAGGGACCGGTAAAACGTCGATACTCGGCGCTCTGGTGCGCACCATGCAGATTTTTAAAAATAACGTGGTCCTTCTTGCCCCTACCGGCAGGGCAGCCAAGGTGCTGGCCTCCTACTGCGGATATCCCGCCAGCACAATCCATAAAAAGATATACAGGCAGAGATCATCTGCCGACGGCACAGGCAGCTTTGTGATGGACAGGAACATGCATAAGGATACACTGTTTATAGTTGACGAGGCGTCCATGATCTCAAACCAATCTTCCGAATCAGATGTATTCGGAAGCGGCAGGCTTCTTGATGACTTAATTGTTTACATTGATAACGGCAAAAATTGCAGACTGGTGCTGGTGGGAGACACAGCACAGCTTCCACCGGTCGGGATAGATATCAGCCCAGCTCTTGATGCCGGTTATCTCAGTGGATTTGGCTATGATGTTACCGAAGTGTTCCTGTCAGATATCCTGAGGCAGGCAGAGGACTCGGGCATCCTGTTCAATGCAACCGGCATAAGGTACGAAGTAGAATCAGAGGGAAACAACATCCCCCGAATTGTAACCGCAGGATATAACGACATAGAACGGGTAAGCGGATCAGACCTTATCGAAAAGATAACTGAATCGTACGACAAACACGGGATTGAGGAAACCATCGTGATAACCCGTTCCAACAAAAGGGCAAACCAGTTCAACAAGGGAATAAGAGACAGGATATTATACAGGGACGAGGAGCTGGCTGCCGGCGACCTTCTGATGGTGGTCAGGAACAACTATTTCTGGATGCCGGAGAACGAAATGGCTGATTTTATAGCCAACGGCGATATTATAGAAGTTATAAGGGTCAGGCGGTACGAAGAGATGTATGGTTTCAGGTTTGCCGATGCCCTTGTCAGATTTACCGATTATAAAGATACCGAGATAGAGGTCAAGCTGATGCTCGATACGATAACCTCGGAAACAGCCGCCCTGACGCAGGAGCAGGGAAAAAAGCTTTTCCAGTCCGTTGCCGGGGACTACTCCGCCATAACCAACAAGCGGAAGCGCTTCGAGCAGATACGTGAAAACCACTGGTTCAATGCCCTCCAGGTAAAATTCGCCTATTCGGTGACATGTCACAAGGCACAGGGCGGTCAGTGGAAGAATGTATTTGTCGACCAGGGCTACATAACCGATGAGATGATAAATACCGAATACCTGAGGTGGCTCTACACCGCTTTTACCAGGCCGACCACCAGGCTGTTCCTGGTCAATTTCAGCGACCGGTTCTTTGACCAGTAG
- a CDS encoding UDP-glucose/GDP-mannose dehydrogenase family protein yields the protein MKIIMVGTGYVGLVSGTCFAETGVDVVCVDVDKQKIDKLKEGIMTIYEPGLEDMVASNLEKGRLKFSTSLKDNLEEADAVFIAVGTPPDEDGSADLRYVIEVAREIGRNMNHYMVVVTKSTVPIGTSAKVRSAVIEEQRERGVEIPFDVASNPEFLKEGSAIGDFLKPERIIVGTDSEDAEKMMRRLYKPFVLNNHPIIFMDIPSAELTKYAANSMLATRISFMNDIANLCELVGADINSVRRGIGSDSRIGSKFIYAGAGYGGSCFPKDVKALIRTADESNYSLEILKAVENVNQRQKEVLFNKVMDHFEGNIAGKRIAIWGLSFKPRTDDMREAPVLVIIDKLIQAGASVIAYDPVAIDEARRKLGDSIEYASDQYEALVDAEALLLVTEWNDFRTLNYKVLSKLMKNKLVFDGRNLYEPSEMKEFGFTYYGIGRRLSGEQNRM from the coding sequence ATGAAGATAATCATGGTCGGTACCGGGTATGTTGGTTTGGTATCCGGGACCTGTTTTGCCGAAACTGGCGTAGATGTAGTTTGTGTTGATGTTGACAAACAGAAAATAGATAAGCTTAAGGAAGGGATCATGACAATATATGAACCCGGCCTTGAAGACATGGTGGCAAGTAATCTCGAAAAGGGGCGCCTGAAGTTTTCTACAAGTCTGAAAGATAATCTTGAGGAGGCCGATGCAGTATTTATTGCAGTTGGCACGCCTCCTGATGAGGACGGCAGCGCCGACCTGAGGTATGTGATTGAAGTAGCAAGGGAGATAGGCAGGAATATGAACCATTATATGGTTGTGGTGACAAAGAGCACAGTGCCAATTGGAACATCTGCCAAAGTAAGGAGTGCTGTTATTGAAGAACAACGTGAACGGGGGGTTGAAATCCCGTTTGATGTGGCCTCAAACCCTGAATTCCTTAAAGAGGGAAGCGCCATAGGTGACTTTCTCAAGCCGGAGAGGATTATAGTCGGAACTGATTCTGAAGATGCAGAAAAGATGATGCGGAGGCTATACAAGCCTTTTGTGCTGAATAACCATCCCATAATCTTCATGGATATACCGTCGGCTGAGCTTACAAAATATGCAGCCAATTCCATGCTTGCAACCCGAATAAGCTTCATGAATGATATCGCAAACCTGTGCGAGCTTGTCGGCGCCGACATTAACTCCGTCCGCCGAGGTATAGGAAGTGACAGCCGTATTGGGAGCAAGTTCATTTATGCCGGAGCCGGCTATGGGGGATCATGTTTTCCCAAGGATGTCAAGGCTCTCATAAGGACAGCCGACGAAAGCAACTATTCGCTTGAAATACTTAAAGCTGTTGAAAATGTTAACCAAAGGCAGAAGGAGGTGCTCTTCAACAAGGTGATGGATCATTTTGAAGGTAATATTGCCGGTAAACGTATTGCCATCTGGGGATTGTCATTCAAGCCCCGGACAGACGATATGAGGGAGGCTCCGGTGCTGGTAATTATAGACAAGCTGATTCAGGCGGGCGCCAGCGTGATCGCCTATGATCCTGTTGCCATTGACGAGGCGCGCCGGAAACTCGGCGATTCCATTGAATATGCAAGTGACCAGTACGAGGCGCTTGTCGATGCCGAGGCCTTGCTGCTTGTTACCGAGTGGAATGACTTCAGGACCCTTAATTACAAGGTGTTATCCAAACTTATGAAGAATAAACTTGTTTTCGATGGCCGAAATCTGTATGAGCCTTCTGAAATGAAAGAGTTTGGCTTCACCTATTACGGTATCGGGCGCAGGTTGTCAGGCGAACAGAACAGGATGTAA
- a CDS encoding SDR family oxidoreductase — protein sequence MRRILVTGGAGFIGSHLCERLLEEGNEVLCLDNFFTGSRKNIIHLLDNPWFELVRHDVTMPYYSEIDQIFNLACPASPIHYSHNPIKTVKTNVMGAINMLGLAKRKKAIILQASTSEVYGDPQVHPQKEDYWGYVNPIGDRSCYDEGKRCAETLFMDYHKQNGVRIKIARIFNTYGPRMQLDDGRVVSNFIVRALKGEDIVIYGDGSQTRGFQYVADLVEALVRLMNTPDHFTGPVNIGNPGEISILELASMIAQMTGSGSKMVFVPPRSDDPVRRDPDISLASRELGGWKPSVDLEEGLGKTIRYFIDELKT from the coding sequence ATGAGACGCATACTGGTTACAGGCGGCGCGGGATTTATAGGCTCACACCTTTGCGAAAGGTTACTTGAAGAGGGTAATGAGGTTTTGTGCCTGGACAATTTTTTTACCGGTTCCAGGAAAAATATCATACACCTGCTTGATAATCCCTGGTTTGAGCTTGTGCGACATGACGTAACCATGCCATACTACAGCGAGATAGACCAGATATTCAACCTTGCATGCCCGGCCTCCCCGATTCATTACAGCCACAATCCGATCAAGACGGTCAAGACAAATGTGATGGGGGCCATCAATATGCTCGGACTTGCCAAGCGTAAGAAGGCCATTATATTGCAGGCTTCAACAAGTGAAGTCTACGGCGATCCGCAGGTCCACCCGCAGAAGGAAGATTACTGGGGTTACGTGAATCCGATCGGCGACAGGTCCTGCTATGATGAGGGTAAAAGGTGCGCCGAAACACTGTTCATGGACTACCATAAGCAGAATGGCGTAAGGATCAAGATAGCGCGGATATTCAATACCTACGGTCCCCGTATGCAACTGGATGACGGACGTGTCGTCTCAAATTTCATTGTCAGGGCGTTAAAGGGCGAGGATATAGTTATATATGGCGATGGCTCACAAACGAGAGGGTTCCAGTATGTAGCCGACCTGGTAGAGGCGCTGGTCAGATTAATGAACACACCCGACCATTTTACCGGTCCGGTCAATATAGGGAACCCGGGAGAGATATCAATCCTTGAACTTGCCAGTATGATAGCCCAAATGACCGGGTCTGGCTCAAAAATGGTTTTTGTTCCACCCAGGAGTGATGACCCGGTAAGAAGGGACCCCGACATATCCCTTGCTTCACGCGAACTGGGAGGCTGGAAGCCCTCAGTTGATCTGGAGGAGGGACTTGGAAAAACCATAAGATATTTCATAGATGAATTGAAAACATAA
- the rfbD gene encoding dTDP-4-dehydrorhamnose reductase yields the protein MKTLLVTGARGQLGQELQGLSYTHVFRDYRFLFTDVDTLDITNAGRVEEYIAKNGIDCVINCASYTNVDKAETEQDAAMLINGTAPGLLAGACAGKGAFLVHVGTDFVFDGERPVPYREEDNAAPISSYGRSKLEGDRAVLAYERGTVVRTSWLYSSYGHNFFRTIHRLAHEKDELSVVYDQAGTPTYARDLARVLLLLAVNSLSGKGSYGKELFHYSNEGVCSWYDFALEIITLTGIQCRVKPVETEQYPLPARRPRYSVMSKSKIRSRLEIDIPHWKESLRNCISQLD from the coding sequence ATGAAGACGTTGCTTGTAACAGGGGCCCGGGGACAACTGGGGCAGGAGCTGCAGGGGCTCTCATATACCCATGTGTTCAGGGACTACCGGTTCCTGTTCACCGATGTCGATACACTTGACATAACCAATGCCGGCAGGGTGGAGGAGTATATTGCCAAAAACGGCATAGACTGTGTCATAAACTGCGCTTCGTATACAAATGTTGATAAGGCTGAAACCGAGCAGGATGCCGCGATGCTGATCAATGGCACGGCACCCGGGCTGCTTGCCGGCGCATGTGCCGGCAAGGGCGCTTTTCTTGTCCATGTAGGCACCGATTTTGTTTTTGACGGCGAAAGGCCCGTGCCTTATCGCGAGGAAGATAATGCCGCTCCAATTTCTTCATATGGCCGGTCAAAGCTCGAGGGTGACAGGGCAGTGCTCGCCTATGAGCGGGGAACAGTGGTACGCACATCATGGCTTTATTCCTCGTACGGTCATAATTTTTTCAGGACCATACACCGTCTTGCCCATGAGAAGGATGAGCTTTCTGTGGTGTATGACCAGGCGGGCACCCCTACCTATGCACGGGATCTTGCAAGGGTGCTGCTTTTGCTTGCCGTTAATTCCCTTTCGGGGAAGGGCAGTTACGGCAAGGAACTGTTCCATTACAGCAACGAAGGAGTCTGTTCATGGTATGACTTTGCACTTGAGATAATTACGCTTACGGGAATACAATGCCGGGTAAAGCCGGTAGAGACGGAGCAGTACCCACTGCCGGCGCGCAGGCCCCGTTACAGCGTCATGAGCAAGTCGAAGATAAGGTCGCGGCTGGAAATCGACATCCCGCACTGGAAAGAGAGCCTCCGCAACTGTATCTCGCAGCTTGACTGA
- a CDS encoding YjbQ family protein yields the protein MKSYRKEMWFETKSRRELINITPAVEQCLAESGVKEGLLLCNAMHITSSVFINDDESGLHHDFEVWLEKLAPEHPHSQYRHNGYEDNADGHLKRTIMGREVVVAITGGKLDFGPWEQIFYGEFDGKRRKRLLVKIIGE from the coding sequence ATGAAGAGTTACAGGAAAGAGATGTGGTTTGAAACTAAAAGCCGCAGGGAGCTTATCAACATAACCCCCGCAGTTGAACAGTGTCTTGCCGAGAGCGGGGTAAAGGAGGGGTTGCTGCTATGCAATGCTATGCACATTACCAGCAGCGTATTTATCAATGATGACGAGTCGGGTTTGCATCACGATTTTGAGGTCTGGCTCGAAAAGCTCGCGCCCGAGCACCCGCATTCGCAGTACCGGCATAACGGCTATGAAGATAATGCCGACGGGCACCTCAAGCGCACGATAATGGGCCGTGAGGTGGTGGTGGCCATCACCGGGGGAAAGCTCGATTTCGGGCCGTGGGAACAGATCTTCTATGGCGAGTTTGACGGAAAGCGGCGCAAAAGATTGTTGGTCAAAATAATCGGCGAATAG
- the rfbC gene encoding dTDP-4-dehydrorhamnose 3,5-epimerase — translation MKIRETEIPGLVVIEPRVYEDARGYFYESYNERLFSEHGLPSGWVQDNESRSAMNVIRGLHYQLAPYAQAKLLRVLEGAILDVAVDLRKNSPTFGKWSGIEISSDNRLQLLVPKGCAHGFRVLTKSATVLYKCDDFYNPSAERGILFSDSHIAIDWGIEPSRAVVSDKDMNAPSFAAADYNFIFGNI, via the coding sequence ATGAAGATAAGGGAAACGGAAATACCGGGGTTGGTGGTTATTGAACCCAGGGTTTATGAGGATGCCAGGGGGTATTTTTACGAGAGTTATAATGAAAGGCTTTTCAGTGAGCACGGGCTGCCATCCGGATGGGTGCAGGACAACGAGTCACGCTCTGCCATGAACGTGATCAGGGGTCTTCACTACCAGCTTGCACCATATGCCCAGGCAAAGCTTTTAAGGGTTCTGGAAGGCGCCATCCTTGATGTGGCTGTCGACCTGCGAAAAAACTCGCCAACCTTCGGCAAATGGAGCGGGATCGAGATATCGTCAGACAACAGGTTGCAGCTGCTGGTGCCCAAAGGCTGCGCCCATGGTTTCAGGGTGCTGACAAAAAGTGCCACGGTTCTCTATAAATGTGATGACTTTTATAATCCCAGTGCGGAGAGGGGCATCCTCTTCTCCGACAGCCATATCGCGATAGACTGGGGAATCGAACCGTCCAGGGCCGTTGTATCTGATAAGGATATGAATGCACCATCCTTTGCCGCAGCCGATTATAATTTTATATTTGGTAATATATGA
- a CDS encoding phospho-sugar mutase → MEKDELLTTVRDRAKAWMSEDYDPETVLQVKALLEGPENELIDAFYRDLEFGTGGLRGVMGAGTNRVNIYTIGMATQGLSNYLHKQFPDIDAPSAAIAYDNRNNSRLFAETAAGILTANGIDVWLFEDLRPTPELSFAIRHYGCQTGIVITASHNPKEYNGYKVYWDDGAQIIAPHDAGIIAEVRKVKSISQVNRNARPEKVKIIGEETDDIYIGKIREMSLSPSIVAKHSDMKIVFTPIHGASVKLVPMALRSYGFTGVIPVPEQDVTDGNFPTVISPNPEEAAALEMALDKARETGAELVMGSDPDGDRVGIAVKDNSGELLLLNGNQAASLMLYYILKRWEETNRFRGNEFIAKTIVTSGLLSDIAEKFGVECYDVLTGFKFIAGLIREYEGEKTFIAGFEESYGYLAGDLVRDKDAVISCALIAEAAAWAREMGRSLYDLLIDLYLEFGLYRETLVSVVRKGKSGAEEIAGMMDRFRNSPPETIAGSQVMTVHDYLKQKSFDSISHLRREIKLPKSNVLQFLLNDGSLISVRPSGTEPKIKFYISVRGSLERREDYPEACRQLDERASNILSALGVS, encoded by the coding sequence ATGGAAAAAGATGAACTGCTTACTACAGTACGTGACCGTGCCAAAGCATGGATGAGTGAAGATTACGACCCTGAAACCGTTTTACAGGTAAAGGCGTTGCTTGAGGGGCCTGAAAATGAGCTGATAGATGCTTTTTACCGCGATCTGGAGTTCGGTACCGGCGGGTTGAGAGGTGTAATGGGAGCCGGGACAAACCGGGTGAATATCTATACCATTGGAATGGCCACTCAGGGTCTTTCAAACTACCTGCACAAACAGTTCCCGGATATTGACGCACCGTCTGCTGCCATTGCATATGACAACCGGAACAACAGCAGGCTTTTTGCCGAGACTGCTGCCGGAATACTTACTGCCAATGGAATAGATGTCTGGTTGTTTGAGGATCTCAGGCCAACGCCCGAGCTCTCTTTTGCAATCAGGCATTACGGCTGCCAGACAGGAATTGTGATAACAGCCAGCCATAACCCTAAGGAATACAACGGCTACAAGGTTTACTGGGATGATGGGGCACAGATCATCGCCCCACACGATGCCGGCATAATCGCAGAGGTGCGGAAGGTCAAGAGCATAAGCCAGGTCAACAGAAATGCCAGGCCCGAAAAGGTAAAGATCATAGGGGAGGAGACAGATGATATTTATATCGGCAAGATCAGGGAGATGTCGCTGTCTCCATCTATCGTTGCAAAGCACAGCGATATGAAGATCGTGTTCACCCCGATACACGGTGCATCTGTAAAGCTTGTACCGATGGCATTGCGCAGTTACGGATTTACAGGTGTGATACCGGTGCCTGAACAGGATGTGACCGATGGCAATTTTCCCACAGTTATATCTCCGAACCCCGAAGAGGCTGCCGCCCTTGAGATGGCGCTTGACAAGGCCCGCGAAACCGGGGCTGAACTGGTTATGGGGTCAGATCCTGATGGCGACCGTGTCGGTATTGCAGTTAAAGACAACAGCGGAGAACTGCTACTGCTGAACGGCAACCAGGCGGCATCACTGATGTTGTATTACATACTCAAACGGTGGGAGGAGACAAACAGGTTCCGTGGCAATGAATTTATTGCCAAGACAATTGTGACAAGCGGTCTGTTGAGTGATATAGCCGAAAAGTTCGGGGTTGAATGCTACGACGTTCTCACCGGGTTCAAGTTTATTGCCGGACTTATCAGGGAGTATGAAGGGGAGAAGACCTTTATCGCAGGTTTTGAGGAGAGTTATGGTTACCTGGCGGGAGATCTGGTAAGGGATAAGGACGCGGTAATCTCATGTGCGCTCATAGCCGAGGCAGCAGCCTGGGCAAGGGAGATGGGCAGGTCGCTGTATGACCTTCTGATCGACCTTTACCTGGAGTTCGGACTTTACCGGGAGACACTTGTTTCGGTGGTTCGCAAGGGCAAAAGCGGGGCAGAAGAGATAGCCGGCATGATGGACCGCTTCCGCAACTCGCCTCCTGAGACTATTGCAGGCTCCCAGGTGATGACCGTACACGATTACCTGAAGCAGAAATCGTTCGATTCTATAAGCCACCTCAGGCGTGAGATAAAGCTGCCCAAATCCAATGTGCTGCAGTTCCTGCTTAATGACGGATCACTTATTTCTGTAAGGCCATCCGGAACCGAGCCAAAGATCAAGTTTTACATTAGTGTGCGTGGAAGTCTTGAACGCAGGGAGGATTACCCTGAGGCCTGCCGGCAACTTGATGAAAGGGCCAGTAATATTCTCAGCGCCCTTGGCGTTTCCTGA
- a CDS encoding DUF1080 domain-containing protein, translating to MRTKKIIYLSALLTACILLSSCAVEKEPEWRPLFNGQNLDGWDIKFSGYELNDNFRNTFRVEDGLLVASYDEWDYFNGEFGHIFFNEPFSHYKLRVEYRFVGEQVEGGPGWAYRNNGIMFHSQSAESMELNQDFPTSVEAQLLGGDGENERTNMNVCTPGTQIMIDGRLRTEHCITSTSDTYHGDRWVTVELHVYGDSLIHHIVEQDTVFTYHNPQLSETGEPLKKGYIALQAESHSTHFRKIEILDLSDQYIK from the coding sequence ATGAGAACCAAAAAAATCATTTATTTATCAGCACTGCTTACGGCTTGTATCTTGTTATCATCCTGCGCAGTGGAAAAGGAACCGGAATGGAGACCACTTTTCAATGGCCAGAACCTGGATGGCTGGGACATCAAGTTTTCCGGATATGAGCTTAACGATAATTTCAGGAATACCTTCAGGGTCGAAGACGGGCTGCTTGTAGCATCTTATGATGAGTGGGATTATTTCAACGGTGAGTTCGGACATATTTTCTTTAATGAACCTTTTTCTCATTATAAACTGAGGGTGGAATACCGCTTTGTCGGTGAGCAGGTTGAAGGCGGACCTGGCTGGGCCTACAGGAACAACGGCATTATGTTTCACTCCCAGAGTGCTGAAAGCATGGAGCTTAACCAGGATTTCCCGACATCGGTCGAAGCACAACTGCTGGGTGGCGACGGTGAGAATGAAAGGACCAACATGAATGTCTGCACTCCGGGAACACAGATCATGATAGATGGCCGACTGCGAACCGAGCATTGCATCACTTCAACATCCGATACTTATCATGGCGACAGGTGGGTGACCGTTGAGCTTCATGTTTACGGAGACTCACTGATACATCATATAGTTGAGCAGGATACGGTTTTTACCTATCATAACCCTCAGCTTTCAGAAACAGGTGAACCCCTTAAGAAGGGATATATAGCGCTCCAGGCAGAAAGCCATTCGACCCATTTCAGGAAGATAGAGATCCTCGATCTGAGTGATCAGTATATTAAGTAA
- the rfbA gene encoding glucose-1-phosphate thymidylyltransferase — protein MRGIVLAGGAGTRLHPVTHSISKQILPVYDKPMIYYPLSVLLLAGIREILIISTPHDLPLFRHLLGNGDRLGVTFSYKEQPEPGGLSQAFLIGEDFLEDQPACLILGDNIFYGYGLSGILTKASEITDGGQVFGYFVNNPRRYGVVEFNDRGDVLSIEEKPAKPKSNYAVTGLYFYGNDVVEKAKSLKPSARGELEITDLNRLYLDEGRLSVNLLGRGMAWLDTGTHESLLQASNFIHTIEERQGLKIACLEEIAYKKGFIDRDMLLHSAKVLKNNKYGDYLLQVAGETSGKQ, from the coding sequence ATGAGAGGAATTGTACTGGCCGGCGGAGCCGGCACAAGGCTGCATCCGGTAACCCACAGCATATCCAAACAGATATTGCCGGTGTATGACAAACCCATGATATATTACCCTTTATCGGTCCTGCTCCTGGCGGGGATACGGGAAATACTCATTATTTCGACACCGCATGATCTTCCACTATTCAGGCACCTGTTGGGAAACGGCGACCGGTTAGGGGTCACCTTTTCCTACAAGGAGCAACCCGAGCCGGGGGGACTTTCTCAGGCCTTTCTGATAGGAGAGGATTTTCTTGAAGATCAACCGGCATGCCTTATTCTTGGCGACAATATTTTTTACGGATACGGGCTCAGCGGCATCCTTACAAAGGCATCGGAGATTACTGACGGGGGACAGGTGTTCGGTTACTTCGTGAATAATCCCAGAAGGTACGGTGTTGTCGAGTTTAACGACAGGGGCGACGTATTGAGCATAGAGGAGAAGCCCGCAAAACCTAAATCCAACTACGCGGTTACCGGTCTCTACTTTTACGGGAATGATGTGGTTGAGAAGGCAAAATCCCTTAAACCCTCTGCCAGGGGTGAGCTTGAGATCACCGATCTTAACCGCCTCTACCTGGATGAGGGGCGCCTAAGCGTGAATCTGCTCGGACGCGGCATGGCCTGGCTCGATACCGGCACCCACGAAAGCCTGCTCCAGGCCTCAAATTTTATCCATACGATAGAGGAGAGGCAGGGGTTGAAGATCGCCTGCCTGGAGGAGATCGCATACAAGAAGGGCTTCATTGACAGGGATATGCTCCTGCACAGTGCAAAAGTGTTAAAGAACAACAAGTACGGCGACTACCTCCTGCAGGTGGCCGGCGAAACTTCAGGAAAGCAGTGA